GTACGGGTGCGGTTCGGGGTCGAGAAGACCCTCGCCCGGCCGGTCGGCGAGGCGCTCGGCGAGCAGGTCGAGGGGTACGAGATCCACCACGGCGTCGCCGACGTGCGGGGTGGTGAGCCGTTCCTCGACGGATGCCGGGTCGGCTCCGTGTGGGGCACCCACTGGCACGGCTCGCTGGAGAGCGACGGGTTCCGGCGGGCGTTCCTGCGGGAGGTCGCGGCGGCGGCGGGACGACGGTTCGTACCGGCCCCCGACACCTCGTTCGGCGCACTGCGCGAGGAGCAGCTCGACCGGCTCGGCGACCTGATCGAGGAACACGCGGACACGGACGCTCTGCTGCGGCTGATCGAGCAGGGCGCTCCGGAGGGGCTGCCGTTCGTGCCGCCGGGTGCGCCGTGAGCGGCCGCGCGGTCCAGGAATCCGTACGTACCGAAGGAGTGACCACCCGATGAGCACCCGGTATCCGTTCACCGCCGTCGTCGGCATGGACGATCTGCGGCTCGCGCTGCTGCTCAACGCCGTCAGCCCGGCCGTGGGCGGGGTGCTCGTGCGGGGCGAGAAGGGGACCGCCAAGTCCACCGCCGTCCGTGCGCTCGCCGAGCTGCTGCCGGAGGTCCCGGTGGTCGCGGGGTGCCGGTTCAGCTGTGACCCGGCCTCCCCCGACCCGGGCTGCCCGGACGGGCCGCACGACGACGCGCCCGGCACCGTCCGTCCCGCGCGGATGGTCGAGCTGCCCGTCGGCGCCTCCGAGGACCGGCTCGTCGGCGCGCTCGACATCGAGAAGGCGCTCGCCGAGGGCGTGAAGGCCTTCGAGCCGGGGCTCCTCGCCACCGCGCACCGGGGGATCCTGTACGTCGACGAGGTCAACCTGCTGAGCGACCACCTCATCGACCACCTGCTCGACGCCGCCGCCATGGGCGCCTCCCACGTCGAGCGCGAGGGCGTCTCCGTACGGCACGCCGCCCGCTTCCTGCTCGTCGGGACCATGAACCCCGAAGAGGGCGAGCTGCGGCCGCAGTTGCTCGACCGCTTCGGCCTCACCGTCGAGGTCGCCGCCTCCCGGGACCCCGAGCAGCGCGTCGAGGTCGTCCGGCGGCGGCTCGCCTTCGAGGACGACCCCGCCGCCTTCGCCGCCCGCTGGGCCGGCGAGGAGGCCGCGCTGCGCGAACGGATCGTCACCGCCCGGGCGTTGCTGCCGCAGGTGACCCTCGGGGACGCGGTGCTGCTCCAGATCGCCGCGACCTGCGCGGCGTTCGAGGTGGACGGCATGCGCGCCGACATCGTGATGGCCCGCACCGCGACCGCGCTCGCCGCCTGGGCCGGGCGGACCGAGGTGACCTCGGAGGACGTACGGCAGGCCGCACTCCTCGCCCTCCCCCACCGCCGGCGGCGCTCGCCGTTCGACGCGCCCGGCCTCGACGAGGACAAGCTCGACGAGACCCTGGAGCAGTTCAAGGGCGATGACGAGGATCCGGAGCCCGAGCCGGACGGGCCCGGTGACGGCGGCCCGGACGGTGGTGGCGGCGGGGGCGTTCCGCCGCAGAGTGACGGGCCCGAGGGGCCTGCGCCCGAGTCCGCCGAGGTCCCGGAGAGCGCGCCCGCGCCTGCCCCGCAGGGCGCCGGCGCCGGTGAACGCGCCGCCGTCAAGGCCGGCGAGCCCTTCCGTACGAAGGTGCTGAGCGTCCCCGGTCTCGGCGAGGGCGCGGCCGGGCGCCGCTCCCGGGCCCGCACCGAGCACGGCCGTACCACCGGATCCACCCGGCCCCGGGGCGCGCTGACCAAGCTGCACCTGGCCGCGACCGTGCAGGCCGCCGCCCCGCACCAGCGGGCGCGCGGCCGGTCCGGGCCCGGTCTGGTGGTCCGCCGGGACGATCTGCGGCAGGCGACCCGGGAGGGGCGCGAGGGGAATCTCGTGCTCTTCGCCGTGGACGCCTCCGGGTCGATGGCCGCCCGGCAGCGGATGAGCGCCGTGAAGGGCGCCGTGCTCTCGCTGCTGCTCGACGCCTACCAGCGGCGCGACAAGGTCGGCCTCGTCACCTTCCGGGGGCGGGACGCCGAGGTCGCGCTGCCGCCGACCTCGTCCGTGGACGCGGCCGCCGCCCGCCTGGAGAAGCTGCCGACCGGAGGCCGTACGCCGCTGTCCGCCGGGCTGCTCAAGGCCCATGACGTACTGCGGGTCGAACGGCTCCGTGACCCCTCGCGCCGCCCGCTGCTCGTCGTCGTGACCGACGGGCGGGCGACCGGCGGCGGCGCCGACCCGGTGGCGCTCGCGGCCCGCGCGGCGCGGCTGCACGCCGCCGACGGCACGGCGAGCGTGGTCGTGGACTGCGAGACCGGGCCGGTGCGGCTCGGGCTCGCGGGGAACCTGGCGCGCGAACTCGGCGGCACCGCCGTGACCTTGGACGAGCTGCGCGCCGACTCGATCGCCGGCCTCGTCAGAGACGTACAAGCAGACAACGCCACCAGGAGGGCCGCTTAATGCCGCAGGGACAGCCGACCGTCGTGCCCGACGACGGTCTCACCACCCGTCAGCGCCGCAACCGGGCACTGGTGATGGTGCACACCGGCGTCGGCAAGGGGAAGTCGACGGCCGCGTTCGGCATGGCGCTGCGCGCCTGGAACCAGGGCTGGCCGATCGGGGTGTTCCAGTTCGTCAAGTCCGCCAAGTGGAAGGTCGGCGAGGAGAACGCCCTCAAGGCGCTCGGCGAGACCGGCAAGGGCGGCACGGTCACCTGGAACAAGATGGGCGAGGGCTGGTCCTGGATCCAGCGCGAGGTCGCCGAGGGCGAGCAGTCCCACGAGGACAAGGCCCGCGAGGGCTGGGAGCAGGTCAAGCGGGACCTCGCCGAGGAGAAGTACAAGTTCTACGTCCTCGACGAGTTCGCCTACCTGCTGCACTGGGGCTGGATCGACGTCAAGGAGGTCGTCGAGGTGCTGCGCGACCGGCCCGGGCAGCAGCACGTCGTCATCACCGGCCGCAACGCGCCGCAGGAGCTCCTCGACTTCGCCGATCTCGTCACCGACATGTCCAAGGTCAAGCACCCGATGGACGCCGGTCAGAAGGGCCAGCGGGGCATCGAGTGGTAGCACGTCTCGTCATCGCCGCGCCGTCCTCCGGCGCGGGCAAGACCACGGTCGCGACCGGCCTGATGGCCGCGTTCGCCGGCCGTGGTCTGGCCGTCTCCCCGCACAAGGTCGGCCCCGACTACATCGACCCCGGCTACCACGCGCTCGCGACCGGCCGCCCGGGCCGCAACCTCGACGCGTACATGTGCGGTACGGGGCTGATCGCGCCGCTCTTCCTGCACGGGGCGCGCGGCTGCGACCTGGCCGTCGTCGAGGGGGTCATGGGCCTGTACGACGGGGCCGCCGACCAGGGCGAGCTGGCGTCCACCGCGCAGGTGGCGAAGCTGCTCAAGGCGCCGGTCGTCCTCGTCGTGGACGCGTCCTCGCAGTCGCGGTCGGTGGCGGCGCTCGTGCACGGGTTCGCGTCCTGGGATCCGGAGGTGCGGATCGGGGGCGTGATCCTCAACAAGGTCGCGTCGGACCGGCACGAGCATCTGCTGCGGGAGGCGCTCGGGGAGTCGGGGGTGCCGGTGCTCGGCGTCCTCCGGCGGGCGCCCGCCGTCGCGACGCCGTCCCGGCACCTCGGCCTGGTGCCGGTCGCCGAGCGGCAGGCCCAGGCGGTGGAGGCGGTGGCCGCGCAGGCGGAGCAGGTTCTCGCCGGGTGCGACATGGAGGCGCTGCTGGCGCTGGCCCGCAGCGCGCCTGAGCTGCACGCCTCGTTGTGGGCAGGCGTTCCGCAGGGCGGAACGGGTGGGCACAACCCGACCACCGGCCCGCAGACGGCCGACAAGCCTGGCCGTAAACCGATCATCGCCGTCGCCGGCGGGGCGGCGTTCACGTTCTCGTACGCCGAGCACACGGAGCTGCTCCAGGCCGCCGGCGCCGAGGTCGTCACCTTCGACCCGCTCCGGGACGAGGCCCTGCCCGAGGGGACGAGCGGGCTCGTCATCGGCGGCGGCTTCCCCGAGATGTACGGCGAGCAGCTGTCCGCCAACGAGCCGCTCCGGAAGGCCGTCGCCGAGCTCGCCGCGTCCGGCGCGCCCGTCGCCGCCGAGTGCGCCGGGCTGCTCTACCTCGCGCGGTCGCTCGACGGCCACCCGATGTGCGGGGTGCTCGACGCCGACGCGCGCATGTCGGAGCGGCTCACGCTCGGCTACCGGGACGCCGTCGCCGTGAGCGACAGCGTCCTCGCTCCGGCCGGGGCACGGCTGCGGGGACACGAGTTCCACCGCACCGTCATCGAGCCGGGTGCCGGGCCGCTGGCGGCCTGGGGCCTGCGGCAGCCGGAGCGGCGGGTGGAGGGCTTCGTGCAGGGCGGGGTGCACGCCAGCTATGTGCACACCCACTGGGCGGGGTCCCCCGAGGTCGCCGCGCGGTTCGTGGAGCACTGCGCGTGAGCTCAGCCGCCGGAGACGCCCACCACGAGCCAGATGAAGGCCACGCCCGCCACCGTGCACAGCAGGGTGGAGCGGGCGGGGTGTTCGTGGTGGGCCTCCGGCAGGATCTCGGCGGCGGCGAGGTAGAGCAGGGCGCCGCCGAAGAAGCCGAGATAGCAGCCGAGCAGTTCCTCCGGAAGGGTGAACAGGGTGGCGAGTCCGGCGCCGACGAGCGGGGCGACGGCGTCCGCGACGAGCATCGCGAGGGCCTTGCGGCGGGCGTTCCCGTAGAGGCTCGTGATCGTGTACGTGTTGAAGCCGTCGGCGAAGTCGTGGGTGATGACGGCGAGGGCGACGGTGGCGCCCATGCCGCCGCTGACCTGGAAGGCCGCGCCGAGCGCGATGCCGTCCATGAGGCTGTGGAGGACCATCGCGGCCGCCGCCGTCAGGCCGACCTGGGGAATCCTTTCGTCGGCGCCGACGCCGTGCGCCGCCCGGCGGACGGCGAGGAGCCGCTCGACGACGTGGGCGAAGAGGAAGCCGCCGACGAACAGCAGCAGGGCCTCCGGGACGCCGAAGACCTTCCTCCCCGCGGCCTCCAGGGCCTCCGGCAGGAGGTCGAGTCCGACGACGCCGAGCATCAGTCCGCCGGCGAGGCCGAGGACGAGGTGGCGGCGGTCGGTGACGCGTCCGGCGACCCAGCCGCCGAAGAGCGTCATGAGGAACGCGCCGAGCGCGACGACTACAGCCATGGGCCTTTGCTATCCGATGGCCCGGCGACCGCGCACCTCGGCGTCGGGGCCCGGTCGGGCACGCCGGTGGGCGAGATCCTCGCGCTCGTCGACGCGGTCCTGCGGGAGGCGGGCCTGACGCGCGCGGAGGTCGGGTCGCTGGCCACGCTCGACGCGCGGGCGGCGGAGCCGGGGATCGTGGCGGCCGCGGCGGCGCTCGGGGTGCCGGTGCGCGGGTTCACGGCCGGGGAGCTGGCGGCCGTACCCGTACCGCATCCCTCGGAGCTGCCGCTGGCCGCGACGGGCACGGCGTCCGTGGCGGAGGCGGCGGCGCTGCTTGCGGCGGGGGCGGACGGGCGCGCGTGGCCGGTGGGGGCGGCGGGACTGGTGGGGCTGGAGAGGCCTGAGGGGCCGGCGGGATCAGAGGGGTCTGAGGGGCCTGAGGGGTCTGAGGGGCCGGCGGGGCCGCCCGCCGGGCGGGGCGGGGGCGTCCTGTCCACGGGCCCGGAAGGCGTCGTTCTTCTCGTCCCGAAGCGGAAATCACAGCGCGCGACCTGTGCAATCGCCGCATTTGCACCGTTTCGTTCGAACCAAGTGACGTCCGTCGCACGGTTGTTGCCCTTGACTCACGGGTACATCGCTGGCGAGCCTGGCTCACCCCCCACCATCCCCACCCCCCACACGACGGCGGCCATGGACACGCACACGGATACCGACGCCCACGACCTGCGCCACCACGGTGACGCCGAGGTCCGGGACGAGAAACTCATCGATCTGGCGGTCAACGTCCGGACGAACACCCCGCCGGACTGGCTGAGAGAGCGCATCGCGGACTCGCTGACGGGTCTCGCGGCCTATCCGGACGGCCGGGCCGCGCGGGCGGCGGTCGCCGAGCGGCACGACCTGCCGTCGAACCGGGTGCTGCTGACGGCCGGCGCGGCGGAGGCGTTCGTGCTGCTCGCGCGGGCGCTGCCGGTGCGGCGGCCGGTGGTGGTGCACCCCCAGTTCACCGAGCCGGAGGCGGCGCTTCGGGACGCCGGGCACGAGGTGGGCCGGGTGCTGCTGCGCGAGGAGGACGGTTTCCGGCTCGATCCGGCGATGGTTCCGGAGGACGCGGACCTGGTGGTGATCGGGAACCCGACGAATCCCACCTCCGTGCTGCATCCGGCCGCCTCGATCGCCGCGCTCGCCCGTCCGGGGCGGGTCCTGGTGGTGGACGAGGCGTTCATGGACGCGGTGCCGGGCGAGCGGGAGTCGCTGGCCGGGCGGACCGACGTGCCGGGGCTCGTGGTGCTGCGGAGCCTCACCAAGACCTGGGGGCTCGCCGGGCTGCGGATCGGGTACGTGCTCGCCGAGCCGGAGACGATCGCGGCCCTGGAGCGGACGCAGCCGCTGTGGCCGGTGTCGACGCCCGCCCTGGTGGCGGCGGAGGCCTGCATGTCGCGGGCGGCGCTCGCGGAGGCGGAGCACGCGGCGCACCGGATCGGCGTGGAGCGGGCCCATCTGCTCGCCGGGCTCGCGGAGTTCGACGAGGTGCGGACGGTGGCGGGGGCCGAGGGCCCCTTCGTACTGCTGCGGATCGACGGGGCGGACGCGGTACGGGAGCGGCTGCGGTCGCTGGGGTTCGCGGCCCGCCGGGGCGACACGTTTCCGGGCCTCGGCCGGAACTGGCTGCGGCTCGCGGTCCGGGACCGGGTGACGACGAACCGTTTCCTGCAGGCGCTGGACCAGGCGCTGCTGATCGGCGGCTGACACCCGGGGCGTACGCGGAAGGGCCCGGGGAGGGCGGTGTCGTCACCGCCGCCCTCCCCGGGCCCTTGTTCCCCCTCCTGGCGCCCCCCGGCGCTTCCCCCTCGGGCCGTCAGCCGCGGTTGCGGGCGCGCGAGCGGGTCACGGCGAGGGCGCCGCCGCCGGCGACGAGGAGGGCGAGCGCCCCGCCCGCGATGTACGGGGTGGTGGAGCTGGAGCCGGTCTCGGCGAGGTTCTCGGTGGGCGTGGTGCCGCCGTTGTTCGTCTTGATGCCGCCGGCGTCGCTCGGCTTGACCGAGGGCTGCTGCGTGGGCTGCCCGGTCGGCTGGTGCGTGGGCTGCCCGGTCGGCTTCTCGGTGGGCTTCTCCGTGGGCTTCTCGGTCGGGGCCGCGCCCTTGGGCGTCTCGCAGGTGGCCTCGGCGAGGGTCACCGTGCCGTTGACCTCGGCGACGCCGAGCTTCAGCGGGTTGACCTCCACCTTGAGTTCGAGGGCCGTGGCCGCGGCGGTGCGGGAGGTCGTGGACGTACGGGAGAGGTCCAGGGTGACCTGTCCGACGCCCGGCACGCTCACCCGGGTCCGGCCGGCCGCGGACAGGGTGGTCTTCTTGCCGAACACGGTGACGTGGCCGAGGACGTTGGACTGGGCGACCGGCTTCTTCCCCACCTCGCACAGCGCCTTGGACGTGACCTTCTCGACTTCGATGAGCGAGAGCAGCGGGATGCCGGGGACGTGGACCCGGGCCTTGACGAGGTTGACGTACCCCTCGGCCTTCTTCTCGTCCACGGTCGCGTCCGCGGTGGCGACGTCGGCCTTGAGGAGGTCGATCGGCTCCCCGCCCTCGGCCCCCTGCACCTTCACGGAGAGCGCGGTCTCGTTCTCGCTCTCGGGCGCCTTGACCTCGTTGAGGGAGGCCCGCACCGGCACGTTCACGGTCTTGCCGAGGAGGGAGACGTCAAGGCCGGCCCGCAGCACGGCGGCGGTGGCGCGCCCTTCGCCGCCCGTGGCGTGCGCCGCGGGGGCCGCGAGGAGCACGGGTCCGACGGCCAGGGCGGCGACGGTCGCGGCGGCGGCGGTGCGACGTACGGGCATGCGGAAGGTGTTGCTGTTCAAAATGGTGGAACCCCCACAGGAGACATGGCGTCGCCGGCCGCTCACCACGGGGACGGTGGGTCGGCACGGCCTCGGCGACTTGAGACACCGGAATCTTTACGCACGGAGAGTGAACCGGCAGTCGCCTGACGTGAGTTCACTCCAAAGGGGGGTTTCCGTGTTCATTTTCGATTTTTCTCCATACAACCATTCCCTGTTGTCCCGCGTGTTTCGTACGGGGTGGTGCGCGCGGGATGGGTGAGAACGAGCCGGGTCGGGCCCGGGTCACGGATCGTCAACCCGGCGACGGTGGCGGATCCCGGACTCCTGTAGCCTAATTTAGGCCAGCCTAACCTAACCCGAGAAGGGCTCCGTGAGCATCGAGGTCTACCGGGACGCCTGGGGCGTCCCCCATCTACGGGCCGCGGACCCGGACGGACTCGCCTTCGCCCAGGGGCGGGTCACCGCCCGCGACCGCGCCTGGCAGCTGGAGGTCGAGCGGCACCGGGCGCAGGGCACCACCGCCGCCTTCCTCGGCGCCGCCGAGCTCGGCTGGGACGCCTTCGTCCGGCGGGCCCGGCTCGCCGACACCGCCCGCCGCTGCTTCGCACGGCTCGAAGAGACCGACGCGCCGACGGCCGCGTGGGTACGCGCGTACGTGGACGGGGTCAACGACGGTCTCGCCGAAGGCGCCGACCGCGCACCCGAGTTCGCGCGGACCGGCCTCGCGCCCGGCCGGTGGGAGCCGTGGACGCCGCTCGCCGTCTGGCTCTCGACCCACATCCTCTTCGCCGGCTTCCCCACCAAGCTGTGGCGGGACGAGGTCGCCCGGCGGCTCGGCGAGGAGTGGACGGAACTCTTCGCGACGGACGGCCCGGGAACCGCCGGCTCCAACGGCTGGGTGGTCTCCGGCGAACGGACCGCGAGCGGGGCGGCCCTGGTGGCCGGCGACCCGCACCGGTTCGTCGAGGCGCCGGGCGTCTACCAGCAGATCCGGCTCGCCTGCCCCGCGTACGACGTGGTGGGCCTGGCCGTGCCCGGCGTCCCCGGACTCGCCCACTTCGGCCACACCGGGCCGGTGGCCTGGGCGATCACCAACGCGATGGCGGACTACCAGGACCTGTACCGGGAACGACTGCGCCGGCTCCCCGACGGGAGCGTGGAGGCCCTCGGCCCGGACGGCTGGGCCCCGGCGGCCGTACACCGGGAGACGATCGAGGTCGCGGGCGCGGAGCCGGTGGTGATCGAGGCGATCGAGACGGCCCGGGGGCCGGTGGTCGTCGACACGGACGGTGGCGCGGCCGACGGCTGGGAGGCCCTCGCCCTGCGGTACCCGCCCCGGGTCACCGGGGAGCTCGGCTTCGGGGTGCTGCCCGCGCTGCTCCGCGCCCGGACCGTCGCCGACGTGGACGCCGCCCTCGACTGCTGGGTCGAGCCGGTGAACGTCGTCCAGGCCGCCGACACCCGGGGCGGCCTCCTGCACCGGGTCGCCGGCCACGTGCCCGTACGGAACCGGACCAACTCCCTGCGCGTCGTGCCCGCTTGGGACCCGGCGCACGCCTGGGCCGACGCGCCCGCGCCGCTGCCCCGCGCCGAGGTCCGCGGGCACGCCGTGATGGCCAACGCCCGGGGCCTGGCCGCGCCCCTGGGCGTCGAGTTCGCCCCGCCGCACCGGGCGGACCGGATCGAGGAGCTGCTCGGCGCCTCGGCGGCCTGGACCCCGGAGACGACGGCCGCGGTCCACGCGGACACCGACAACCCCTCGGCGGCCCGCCTCCTGGAGGCGGTACGACGCGCGGGCGAGGGCCTCTCCCCCGCCGGCTCCGACGTCCGGGAACGGCTGCTCGCCTGGGACCGGCGGATGGACGCGCAGAGCACCGACGCCGGTCTCTACGCGGCCGTGCGCGGGGCCGTCGTACGCCGCCTCGCCGCGCACGAGGCCTTCGCGGCGCTGCGCGAACCCGCCCCGTACCCCGAGCTGTTCCGGCCCTGGCTGCTCCTCGGGCCGCGCGTCGCGTACGCCCTGGAGACGCTGCTCGTGGCCGGGCCCGTGCCCGCCGGGGACGTCGACCGGATCGTGCGCGAGGCGCTCGACGAGGTCGGCGCCGGCGAGCCGCCCGCCGCCTGGGGCGTGACGCACCGGCTGGCGCCCTGGCAGGCGCTGCCCGATCCCGACGACGGGCAGTGGCCGGGGCTCGGCGGGGACCACGACTGCGTGCTGTCCACGTCCAGCGTGCCCGGGTGGACCGACCGCAGCGCCCGCGCCTCCGCCGCCCGGTACGTCTGGGACCTCGCCGACCGGGAACGGAGCCGCTGGATCG
The DNA window shown above is from Streptomyces vietnamensis and carries:
- the cobC gene encoding Rv2231c family pyridoxal phosphate-dependent protein CobC, producing the protein MGEILALVDAVLREAGLTRAEVGSLATLDARAAEPGIVAAAAALGVPVRGFTAGELAAVPVPHPSELPLAATGTASVAEAAALLAAGADGRAWPVGAAGLVGLERPEGPAGSEGSEGPEGSEGPAGPPAGRGGGVLSTGPEGVVLLVPKRKSQRATCAIAAFAPFRSNQVTSVARLLPLTHGYIAGEPGSPPTIPTPHTTAAMDTHTDTDAHDLRHHGDAEVRDEKLIDLAVNVRTNTPPDWLRERIADSLTGLAAYPDGRAARAAVAERHDLPSNRVLLTAGAAEAFVLLARALPVRRPVVVHPQFTEPEAALRDAGHEVGRVLLREEDGFRLDPAMVPEDADLVVIGNPTNPTSVLHPAASIAALARPGRVLVVDEAFMDAVPGERESLAGRTDVPGLVVLRSLTKTWGLAGLRIGYVLAEPETIAALERTQPLWPVSTPALVAAEACMSRAALAEAEHAAHRIGVERAHLLAGLAEFDEVRTVAGAEGPFVLLRIDGADAVRERLRSLGFAARRGDTFPGLGRNWLRLAVRDRVTTNRFLQALDQALLIGG
- a CDS encoding putative cobaltochelatase, with translation MSTRYPFTAVVGMDDLRLALLLNAVSPAVGGVLVRGEKGTAKSTAVRALAELLPEVPVVAGCRFSCDPASPDPGCPDGPHDDAPGTVRPARMVELPVGASEDRLVGALDIEKALAEGVKAFEPGLLATAHRGILYVDEVNLLSDHLIDHLLDAAAMGASHVEREGVSVRHAARFLLVGTMNPEEGELRPQLLDRFGLTVEVAASRDPEQRVEVVRRRLAFEDDPAAFAARWAGEEAALRERIVTARALLPQVTLGDAVLLQIAATCAAFEVDGMRADIVMARTATALAAWAGRTEVTSEDVRQAALLALPHRRRRSPFDAPGLDEDKLDETLEQFKGDDEDPEPEPDGPGDGGPDGGGGGGVPPQSDGPEGPAPESAEVPESAPAPAPQGAGAGERAAVKAGEPFRTKVLSVPGLGEGAAGRRSRARTEHGRTTGSTRPRGALTKLHLAATVQAAAPHQRARGRSGPGLVVRRDDLRQATREGREGNLVLFAVDASGSMAARQRMSAVKGAVLSLLLDAYQRRDKVGLVTFRGRDAEVALPPTSSVDAAAARLEKLPTGGRTPLSAGLLKAHDVLRVERLRDPSRRPLLVVVTDGRATGGGADPVALAARAARLHAADGTASVVVDCETGPVRLGLAGNLARELGGTAVTLDELRADSIAGLVRDVQADNATRRAA
- the cobO gene encoding cob(I)yrinic acid a,c-diamide adenosyltransferase; protein product: MPQGQPTVVPDDGLTTRQRRNRALVMVHTGVGKGKSTAAFGMALRAWNQGWPIGVFQFVKSAKWKVGEENALKALGETGKGGTVTWNKMGEGWSWIQREVAEGEQSHEDKAREGWEQVKRDLAEEKYKFYVLDEFAYLLHWGWIDVKEVVEVLRDRPGQQHVVITGRNAPQELLDFADLVTDMSKVKHPMDAGQKGQRGIEW
- a CDS encoding ZIP family metal transporter yields the protein MAVVVALGAFLMTLFGGWVAGRVTDRRHLVLGLAGGLMLGVVGLDLLPEALEAAGRKVFGVPEALLLFVGGFLFAHVVERLLAVRRAAHGVGADERIPQVGLTAAAAMVLHSLMDGIALGAAFQVSGGMGATVALAVITHDFADGFNTYTITSLYGNARRKALAMLVADAVAPLVGAGLATLFTLPEELLGCYLGFFGGALLYLAAAEILPEAHHEHPARSTLLCTVAGVAFIWLVVGVSGG
- a CDS encoding cobyrinate a,c-diamide synthase: MVARLVIAAPSSGAGKTTVATGLMAAFAGRGLAVSPHKVGPDYIDPGYHALATGRPGRNLDAYMCGTGLIAPLFLHGARGCDLAVVEGVMGLYDGAADQGELASTAQVAKLLKAPVVLVVDASSQSRSVAALVHGFASWDPEVRIGGVILNKVASDRHEHLLREALGESGVPVLGVLRRAPAVATPSRHLGLVPVAERQAQAVEAVAAQAEQVLAGCDMEALLALARSAPELHASLWAGVPQGGTGGHNPTTGPQTADKPGRKPIIAVAGGAAFTFSYAEHTELLQAAGAEVVTFDPLRDEALPEGTSGLVIGGGFPEMYGEQLSANEPLRKAVAELAASGAPVAAECAGLLYLARSLDGHPMCGVLDADARMSERLTLGYRDAVAVSDSVLAPAGARLRGHEFHRTVIEPGAGPLAAWGLRQPERRVEGFVQGGVHASYVHTHWAGSPEVAARFVEHCA
- a CDS encoding SCO1860 family LAETG-anchored protein, whose amino-acid sequence is MNSNTFRMPVRRTAAAATVAALAVGPVLLAAPAAHATGGEGRATAAVLRAGLDVSLLGKTVNVPVRASLNEVKAPESENETALSVKVQGAEGGEPIDLLKADVATADATVDEKKAEGYVNLVKARVHVPGIPLLSLIEVEKVTSKALCEVGKKPVAQSNVLGHVTVFGKKTTLSAAGRTRVSVPGVGQVTLDLSRTSTTSRTAAATALELKVEVNPLKLGVAEVNGTVTLAEATCETPKGAAPTEKPTEKPTEKPTGQPTHQPTGQPTQQPSVKPSDAGGIKTNNGGTTPTENLAETGSSSTTPYIAGGALALLVAGGGALAVTRSRARNRG
- a CDS encoding penicillin acylase family protein; the protein is MSIEVYRDAWGVPHLRAADPDGLAFAQGRVTARDRAWQLEVERHRAQGTTAAFLGAAELGWDAFVRRARLADTARRCFARLEETDAPTAAWVRAYVDGVNDGLAEGADRAPEFARTGLAPGRWEPWTPLAVWLSTHILFAGFPTKLWRDEVARRLGEEWTELFATDGPGTAGSNGWVVSGERTASGAALVAGDPHRFVEAPGVYQQIRLACPAYDVVGLAVPGVPGLAHFGHTGPVAWAITNAMADYQDLYRERLRRLPDGSVEALGPDGWAPAAVHRETIEVAGAEPVVIEAIETARGPVVVDTDGGAADGWEALALRYPPRVTGELGFGVLPALLRARTVADVDAALDCWVEPVNVVQAADTRGGLLHRVAGHVPVRNRTNSLRVVPAWDPAHAWADAPAPLPRAEVRGHAVMANARGLAAPLGVEFAPPHRADRIEELLGASAAWTPETTAAVHADTDNPSAARLLEAVRRAGEGLSPAGSDVRERLLAWDRRMDAQSTDAGLYAAVRGAVVRRLAAHEAFAALREPAPYPELFRPWLLLGPRVAYALETLLVAGPVPAGDVDRIVREALDEVGAGEPPAAWGVTHRLAPWQALPDPDDGQWPGLGGDHDCVLSTSSVPGWTDRSARASAARYVWDLADRERSRWIVPFGASGVPGDPHHRDQLPLWLRGELAPVTTDWQKLTKEQG